A region of the Lycium barbarum isolate Lr01 chromosome 1, ASM1917538v2, whole genome shotgun sequence genome:
TTGGAACTCGATTTGTGGCGGTTTAGGTTACCGGAAGTGACTGTACCGGAGTTGGCTAGTGCCGTGTTTAGTGGCGGTGAGCTGGTGGTTACGGTGCCTAAAGGGGTGGATGACGGTGGCGCTGGTCGTCTTGTTCTTGTACAATACtaattctcttttttcttttttcactcTCTCTATTTTCAGCTATGTTGTTTTTTCATTTCTTAATTTTTAGGTTTAGTTAATTTCAATTGTGGGATATGATTTGAACTACCTGATGTTTAAATGACAAGCTTCTCTTCAGCTCTACTCGGTAGCTTTAGTTCAAACTatgtatttgtattaaaaaaaatacaatttaagTTACTAACACATGATGTTGCTAACCgacccataaacttcaaattctagTTTCGCCTCTACTTCTCTTTAGATCTATGATCATTGAGTTTTTGGGGGTTTTCGTTTAATGTTCAAATGTTAGTATAACCTTTGCTTTTCAATACGTATACTAAACTACTACTGAGTTAACAATTAAGTGTCTGATTAATCCTGTAACAATAAGCCACCCCAGAAAGGAAAAGAACAAGCTTTTTGTTAATTTAAGCGGCATTGCATAGTCAAAGTTGTCTTACAGGTTTGGTATTTGAGTCTTAGGAATTTGTCATAATCACAAGATGGCATACCTTTAGTTGCCTATTTGATTGTTCATAAGGTTTATGGATGCCAAAGAGTGAACTTTACTCTTTTATACTATTTATTTTTCGGTGATTGTCCGTTGCTACGGTCTCAGGGAAATCAAGATATCTTTTATCTGTATGTGTGGATGTCCTCTCTACCTACTTCTTCCCTTTCTCGTGGTTTAAGCTTAATTCTAGTTGTCCTCACTCCACAATAATCTTTTTAAAATTTCTTTGTAGACTTTGTATGATCGCAATGTGGTGGCACCTCTGTAAAGTTGATTTTTCCAGTTCCTTTACTTCCTCATGTTGATGCCTGTGTACTCTGTTTAGACAGCTCCAGTTTTCTAATCAAGTATTGATCTCGCACCCTCTGATTTTCTCCAGTATCTTACAGAACATAATGTTGGTTATTCTAGTATCTCGAGTATTGTTGCTTGCTGAGAAATGGAAACGCTTTGGCTATTGAAAATTCTAGCGCTTAAGAAATTTATAGAATGGACTTCAGGGAGCGTAAGTATGTTAGCTGCATTGGAGCAAATCATCCCTTAATTTTGGTCctccattttatttattttttgacatTTTCACTCTGTTACTATACACAATCTCTCTTGCTTGAATTGTCAATGTGATGGCGTCCAAAGTGAGATCGCCATCCCAATGGTTGAATCATGCTGAATTTGTAGGTTTGTTTTTATTTAGGAGCTGCTCACGCTAGTTGTGCTTTTCATGTTGCTTTTCTGCAGTAATATTCCGCCCTGTGGCCCTTGGTTTCCATCTTTTCCAAAATATTTTGTTCTTTGAAGTCGATCTTCTCCTTTGTTGTGAATTATGGTTCCTCATTTGATATCATGACATTTGAGATGTAGCTTGACTCGTGTTTAGTCTCAATAGCATCCTTTGGGAAAGAACGGAGTAACTTTTACATGATCATGATCCTTTGACGATGGGGCACCAGCAGCATATTTTACCAATTCACTCTCTTGCTTGCCGTCTTAAACCCTTACTAGGCTGCAGATATCAGCGTGTTACTTCAAAATACCTGGTGATTTTTTTGTCATAATAATATAggagaaaagacatgttttagcccttgaacttgacacgaaaacttagtttggaaactaaacttaacttctatttatttaccccccttaataacttacgttttaattattttcccccTCTAGTGGCCCATACCAGTTGAGGGCTGGGTAGTGTTAGACACGCGCGAACTAATTGGTCCACGTCATTATTTAATTCCCCAACTTATTTTTACCCGTCCCCACATAAAAACCCGACCCAGCCCCAATTAACCCGACCCATCCCAAACAAAATACCCATCGTCGGTTCCCAATCGACACTTTTTCCACTTTTCACTCCTCAACCAAATCTTCACTCGACACAAACCGATCATTGCAAAGTTAAAAATCCAAAATATACGTAAATCTTGTCGTTTCTGAGTGATATTGAAGATTAGTTAGCCACAAAGGTACACGATTCTTGTTGTTCTCGTTAGGGTTTGTCTAGATTTCGATAGATTTCGATTTTACAGTTTTTGAGTTGCAAAAATTTTATCTTtaacttcgttttttttttttttgggtgtaaATGGTAACTGAATCTTGTAATTTTTCATTTGTTTTAAATTTTAGGTTTTGTGACGAAAATGGGTGATGTGTTTGTGACTTTGAGATTTAACCACGGAGGTAATTTAGAAAAAACCCCTCGTATTAAGTATGTTGGAGGTAGTGTGATAGAttattttgatgttgatcttgatAAATTCTCTTATTTTGAGCTTGTTTACTATGTTAAAGAAATCGGTTATAATGTTTCATCTTGTTGTGTATATATTAGACCATCTAAATGTTGATTTGTAGTAGAAGTTAAAAGTGATAGGGACATTATTGGTATTGCACCTCAATTAAAAAACGGAGATATTGTTGTAATTTTTGTGACTCATCTTGTTGAGGAACCTATTGTGGTCCCCCCCGCTCTTCCACCTATTACCCCTGTGGGTGGGGAATCTTTTACTGCTTTTGATAACCCCACATGTGAATATATAAATGAAAAGGTTGGGGCAGGTGAGGGTAGTCAAACATTTGGGGGTAGTGAAGGCTTAGGGTTTGAAGAGGCTGCTGGTCTTGATGAACCCTTGGGTGGGACTGAGGCTGCTACTGCagctgatgatgataatgattttgACTTAGAAAGTGAGAGTGAATCTGAGGAGTCTGACAATGTAGTGGTAGAGGAAGGTGAAGAAGAAAAATTTGATAGTGATGTCCATGAGGAGGATAGGAAtcttaccctctgtttggatggttgtttcccttGGTtgattaatgtacagtatggtatggtactgtatggtgttgtattgtattgtactgtatcaatgaacacaatgtttggatagactgtatcgtttgttgtggtttaataacatttgtattatttggtttgactgtatggtactgtataataacttgtaagtttactaaaatacccttaactcttaattaaaaattagtttatatatattaataaaactcaggtaaataataaaatagaaactttaaTAAATAAGTAGATAGTGAGTGGGGGTGGTGGAAGGGTaagtgggatgagggtgggggtagtggtggtgaggggtagtgggatGAGGATGGGGATAGTGGGTGGTAGGGCGGGGTTGGGTGGGGTGAcatgggtggttgtgggataagggtgggggtgggtggtagggtggggtgtgttgacacctaattttgtcccgcctctcccccgaaatacctatttatccttctaatattttgaaaaattaaaaaatatatatgttatatttttactataattattagtctcttatcaataccggcgtttcactattttttttatattattattattattattattattattattattattattattattattattattattattatcattatcattatcattttcgacattttaccagcttacgcacacgcatcgcatttatctttgcataattaaataatagtatttattttatattattgcacggctattaccacgccattttttatctgagcattaatgattgcatatttcatattgagcaatGTTTTAACACATGTTATTTaaacaggtcttttatttaaatttagaagccaaactatttcgtgcactcagtccgtatttttgatttatcggatcctaaatcaaagcccaatcaactcataaatatttcttGACCAGCCCATTTTTTCATCCcaattttttagaccagtccgtgttttaattcgctagcccattcttttaatacccggtccaaaaatcgacccagtccacaaatggaccgggtccagcccattttcgttcaaaataaaagggtttcccttcatTTCACTCTCCGCTCCCCTCCCACGTTACCCCCACTCATCTGCCATCCCCACCTCCGTTTGTCGCCCCATTCCCTCTGCCGCCTccgctcctctccacttaccCTTGTCCCCCACGTTGCTCACTGCCACCCCATTCGTCAtgtcccccccgctcctctctctccatCTTCAACACAAAAGCCCTATAAATACTTGTGGTCGGAAATAAAAAAGGAGGGATTGAAAACCCAAAAATCCCCTTACAAGAACAGATCTAAAACCCCGAAATTCTCTAAAAAATAACAAGTTTTTCCAGTAGCAAAATCACCTAAGCAATATTAGTTCGTCGGTCTTATTTCTGAATATCGAGTCGAAATCCAGTCGTTTTGTTTTCGTTTGCGTTGGTCGTGTTTTGAATTTGAATATTGCAAATTTGGATTTAGCGAGTATTCGAGGGTAAGATCGGAAACTCAAAGcttcacttcgctgcacccgaagaaggtaatcacACTCGTCTTCACTTCGTCTTTAATTTTGTAAAAGTAGAAAGGTAGTCGTTCAAGTATTTCTCGTCGTTTATTTGGTTTAGTCGGCTGGAATGTGTTCTCTCTTTGTTTGTTATAAACTAGTGTAAAACGACTAATTTCATCAAATATGTGTTTAACCTCGTCGCTTGGCTAATCCTCTGTTTTAGTCATTTTCTTTAGTGTACGATGTTCCTATTTCTAATGTAAATTAGTATGAAGGATGACCGATAGAAGCTATGAATTTAAAAGGAAGAATCTACTGATTTGTGAGAATATGATATGTGCTTATATGCAGATTTAGTATTTGTTTGTTGTTGTCTTTTGGTACGTTCAAGTAAACAAAAGTCCTGCTTCTTTTCCACAGAAATTTATAATGTATCATGTTTGAGGTGATGGGGTAATTCTTGTTGAGCATATTTTGAGTTGGAATCTGGACATGTATGAAAACTTCCCCTCGTTTCATTCTCAGTTTACAGAATTAAAATGTAGTTGTTTGCTTGTTCTTAGCAGTTGTAGAAGTTTGCTTGTTTGAATCTGCCTACACTTTATTTGCTATAAACAAGCATGAAATAGTTGTGGCAATCTATTAACATTTAAAGAAAAGATCGTTCACCTTGCCGAATACATAAATAGCAGTGCTTCTTGTTTAATATCTGTTTGTGGCACCCCTTAAGGGTTTGTTTTATCATGTAAAATCAGCATGTAAAAATGTAAATAAATCATGAACGTCAAAAACAAATGTCCTGATTTGTTGATATTTAATACTAGTCTACATATAGGTTTGGATAATTGTTTTGCTTCTGTTGGTTTGAATCTGTCTGCAttctgtaactttttttttttcccttttgccATTAAGGATGTGACTATAGATGACTTTAATCATGTTTGATCCTTTGTTCAGGCCTTCAAAACTAATTCTAGTATGGATCAATATTAAAATGTCTGTGTCAAGTAGCTGTTTTAACTTTCATTTGGATATAAGCATGAAACATCATTTGTTTGAGGGCATTTAAAGGTTAATGTTGTCCCTGGTTTAGTTAGCTTGAACGAATATGGAAATTCCTGCATAAGTTGATAACTATTGGCATCTCAATATAACTGGCTACACCTCTATGTTTGTTGTAGGATTTTATGCCTTCCATGAACTAGTTCTCTAGCCTTGCTTTATTCAAAATTAATTGATGTAGAGGTTTTATTAACAGAAGGCTATTTGGTTCCCACTTTGTATGTTTGAAACTCTGTCTTGAAAAATTGATCTGTCATGTTTTTTTAGTCATAGTTAAAATGATTCACTTTTGCTTACTAAATCTTTGTAGTGTATATTGAACATTTGTTTCAATTTGGGTTAAGGCTTATCTGAAATACTCTGAAATGAATCCAAGACATGTTCCCTTTGTGTTTGTTGTGATCTTATACACTTTGTGCTCTCTCTTTGAAATCTGCCCACGTTGACTTGTTTCCTTCTATTCCTCATCCAGTTTTGTTTGTGGTGTGATATACCTCGAAGTATACATATTACATGAGCCTTAGTATACACTGAGTGTATACCAGGGTTGCACATTAATGTATACCTTTCAGGTATATCAAGTATACTCTGAATATTATAGGTATGCCAGCCTTTGCATATGTCCCAAATTCTATACACGTCTAAGAACAATGAGTGCTACGTTATTTGATTCTGTCTATGTCTGAGTATTGcctgtttatatgtgtgtggtgGCTAATCTGTGTAGGCATGGATTATACTTAAGTATACGtaatatatatacaatctacGGAGttgtttgaatttatattttatgtttaatttattgatcgtatactaatctttctttcattctttttcgCATGAACCTCGCATATGAGTCCAAAGGACTCGTCTCCCTCCGCACGCGGTGTTGGGATAAAAGCCCAACGAGATTTTCTCTCGGTCCATCCATGTCCACAGCAAAAACGGAAAACATAAATGCTGGGACAAGGCCCAACAGCAGCTTGGTCCAGCAAcccatttaacttatttgcctcgtctattttatttttgtgcatttaatttgtattgcatgactaactctttattttgttttatttccttaatttagatgaactttagacGAATTAGTCGGTTTAGCTTTAGTGATGGGTAGTTAGGAAGACTAATAGTTAATTCCATTAGTTATTCTCTTCTTCTCATGTTAAAATTACTCGTAAGGTCTAATATTCACTTGGAATAACTGATTTGCAAAAtgccatgactatatattttaagtaaaaggaatcatattttattcttaccatcttaaaatttcaaaacatcattaaataGCAACTTAAGTATATTTTGTAAACCTTGTTCCAAGATTCTTCTAATCATACATGTTTTAAATTAAATGTATTTAATAAAGTTAGtataagagaaagaaaactcatctaCTTTACATCCAATTCAAAATAAGTTTAGATGTTTTACACCATTACATTTATACAATATAATTCTATTCTAAGGTTAAATTGGTTAAGTCTTATCTAAAAGTTTCTATtcatatgcaaatcattatattttgcaagtttcgttCTTTTTTAGATGAcgttattatttaaagcttaataACATTTATAAGCTTATCTTAAGTGGACTACTGTGTATTTAtacaagttagtttaaatagcattagtattcaaaatcatatcaacattcataagttttaaatggcatttgaaatttccttttatgcaaatcaccacgttttctacaaatctcattctaaatagcattttaaagttttatcaatttctatcaattttgttttaaatggcatttgaaatcttcttcatacaaattattatatctcaccttaagcaacattcttatatttttcttaaaaaatcttAGCAATgtttcttagttttttttttattttttttcctaagGTTTAacatcttatttagcattaattaattaacctaagtttggtcggataaccgtaagttaacggattctaaaggatgcctaaccccttctctttaggataatatagagcccttatctagaatcacaattggttaagcagactattgaTTGAGGTTTAGATTTTAACtctgccttagttaacctctaggtgtcctaattcaccgttaaattaattaggtggcgactccttcaaacaaaacaaataggaatcaccaatacgtcgtactcctaaatcaacccggttaaaatggggtatgacagggtgagtggtagggtgggggtggggtggggtggatggtggtgGGTGGGGTATAAAGGGGAAATGAAATATGTAACCACAGAAAAATCatcaaatccgtggttacaaaaattagaACTTTTCATGGTTATAAAACCATGGGATGAATCATggatttacaacaccataccacataattttaagaacaatgaaaacaaacatggtttcatacaaaaccatacattaatgaaccatgggaaaccaccatccaaacagggggtaaggAAAGATAGGGTGGCTCTAAaatcaaaaaagaagaaagaaaaggctaAGAGATCTGAAGGGATAGATTTAGGGCCAAAGGGTGTAGATATGAGACATGATGAATATTTAACTAGGAGTAAGAGTACATTTGAAGGAAAATTGGGTGGGGATGAGCCATTTTATGACTCAGATGAACCTGTTAGCTTTGAAATAAAGACTGATGATGAAGCTGATGACGAAGATGTGGTTGAAAAGCCTACCAAAACGTCAAGGAGACCAGAAAGAATTAGAAATAGGGTTATTTTTTATCCTAAGTGTAAAAAAATAGTTTGGGAGACTGGTCTTGCATTTGAAAGTGCTAAACAGTTTAGGAAAGCACTTACTAGGTAAGCAGTTCAAGAACATGTAGAGTTGGATAAATATGTCAATGAACCAATTAGGGTGAGGGTAAAGTGTACTGCTGGCTGTCCATGGTTATTGTTTGCCAGTTTTGATTCTAGAACAAATGATTTTGTTGTGAAGAATTATAATCCTGTTCACAAGTGCAATGGCACAACAAAGAACAAGTTGGTGAATTCTTTGTATATTTCAGAAAGGTACAGGGACAGAATTATTTCTGAACGTGGCATTAGAATTTTTGAGCTTCaaaatttggtaagaaaggaattaGAGGTGTATATTGGTAGGACTGTGGCAAGGAAAGCCAGAAGCATTGTTTTGCAACAAATCATGGGTGACAATGTAGGGGAGTTCAAAAGAATTTTGGATTATAGGGATGAGCTTTTAAGGACTAATCCAGGTAGCACATGTGTGGTTAGGCTGAGTGAAGAAACTTTTGAAGGTGGAGTCAAAAGGTTTCAGTCCTTTTATATATGTTTTGATGCCATGAAGAAGGCATTCAAGGCTGGTTGTGGGAGGACAATTGGGTTGGATGGGTGTTTTTTAAAAGGTGTTAGTAAAGGGAAAATGCTTGTGGTTGTTTGTAAAGATGGGAACAACCAGATGCTACCACTGGCTTGGGCAGTGGTTGAAGTTGAGAATGCTTTTACTTGGAGATGGTTTGTCaacattctaaggcatgatcttgAGCTTGGAGATGGGACTGGTTTGACAACTCTTTCAGATATGCAAAAGGTAATGTATTCTTGGTTATTGATTTCTgaatttttttcattctttttaactTATGCTGCTCTACTGTCACCTAATTTTTTTACATGTTATTGTAGGGTCTGGATATAGCCATTAAGGATCTGCTGCCAAATGCAGAACAAAGAATGTGTGCAAGACATGTgcttgccaatttttccaaaaaatGGAAAGGCATAGAGATTAGAAACTGCTTTTGGAGATGTGCTAAGTCCACATATGAGCAGGAGTTGCAAAAAAATTTGGATCATATGGAGAAGTTAGGTGATGGAataaatggagatttgttgtatTACAACATAGATAGGTGGTCCAAGGTCTACTTTAAATACCTCAGCTGTTGTGATAGTGTTGACAACAACATGGCCGAGAGTTTTAATTCCTGGATTTTGGGGCCAAGGCACAAGACCATTATCACAATGCTTGAGGAAATTAGAGTCAAAATGATGAGAAGGGTAGGACAACTAAGAGAGTTTTCTGAGACTTGGATAACAAACATCAGCCCAATGGCTTTGAAGGTATTGCAAGAGAACACATCAAAGTCAATGAAGTGTACTCTTGAATGGAATGGTGAATATGGCTTTGAGGTCAAGGATAGCTGGGGTAATAAATTCATAGTAAATCTGAACAACAATACCTGCACTTGTAGATCTTGAATGCTGAAAGGTATTCCCTACTGTCATGCCATAGCTGCACTTAATTTCAGAAAATTGGAACCTATTCACTATGTTGCTCATTGGTACACTAAGGACACTTACCTCAAAACATACAACACATTCATTCAACCTGTTACTAATATGGCAATGTGGCCAAAGTGAACCAATCCTCCCACCTGAGATTAAAAAGCTGCCATGTAGGCCAAGGAAGTGTAGAAGAAAGGAGCAGATAGAAAACAAGACAGGGAAGCTGTCAAAAAGAGGTGTTGAGATGACCTGCAGCTTGTGCCATGCAAAGGGTCACAATAAGAAGGGTTGTCCTATGAATCCACAATCTGTCAGAGGCAGAGGAAGGGCAAGGGGGAGAGGGACAAGTACTAGTTCAACAAGGTCAAGTGTTTGTTTTTCTACAGTACCAAGTAATTCCCAACCAAGTAGAGGAAGGGGAAGACCAAAAGGTTCTGCCAAACAGGTAAaaactttccttgttatttactACTTGATTAAATATTACAGTCTTATATTTAGTCTAACTACTTAAATATGAATTAGGCCATGACTGCTACATTTCAATCTGGAAGGGGTACAGGACAGTCGTCTACATCACAGGTATTACTTAGTTTGTTACAGTCTTATATTTCAATCTTATTACACTCTGCATTATTTCAGTCTTATATTTCAATCTGCATTTTACAATTCTAAGTGTTTGACACCTTAAATGTGACTTAGGCTTCTGAAGCAAGTGCATCAATTACTCGAAGAGGGGCACCCTTTAAGAGGCCAAGAGTTGTGGGAATGGGAGTGCTTCAGACCCAAAGTGGTTTCAAAATTGTCAATGTAAGTTTGCAACCTCATTAACCATTTACTGCAAACAATCTAGCCTAATGTAGATCTATTTTATTAATGCAGCCTGGAATGGCAAATCAGTTTGCAACCATGCCTATGAATTCAACAGTAGTCACTGGTAGTCTTGGACATCACAAACCAAGACCAGGAGGACTAAAATGGAAAAGGAGTCCAGCTATAACACAACAAGCTCTTCAACAAATGAGTGGACAAAAGAGTGAAAACAAGAGCCAAAGTTGCTGAGTTGAACTCTTTAAGTCAAACAAGTTCATCAACTGCCCAGAAATGAAATGGAAAATGAAGTTGAATTAGTTTAGTCCTGTATGTGCAGGTTTTAATGTTGTTTTTGTGAAACATATTAAGCAGTTGTGACTGCAATTTTGCCCTGTGTTGACATTCTATTCTTGCAATATTAAGCAGCTGTGACTGCAATTTTGCCCTGTATTGACATTCTATTCTTGCAATATTAAGCAGCTGTGATTGCAATTTTTCTGTATATTTCTTGGTTTTTTGACAGTTCAGTCTTGCAATGTTGTATATGACATTAAATGCATAGAGAAGCTGCCCAGCTGTGACTGCAATGTTGTGTATAACACTAAATGCAGTAAACTTTTCTGAGCAGTGTACGTTGGGCAGTATACAGATTTGAGCAGTCAAACACATTGAATGGATGCAAGTAAATATTGTACAGATTTGAGCAGTCAAACACATTGAATTTGAGTTAGTAAGTGATGGTAGTTGGTACTTGGGAGTGATGGTCAAAACCAATGAATCCGAGACATCATTAACTACTTGATCACACTAACACTATAACTCAACTCAATTATAAATAGGCATTCTTTCCATCTCACTTTCACTCAACTCAAATAACTCATAACAAATATAGTGATATTAAAGAGGCAGCCTTCATCTAAGATGGATGACATGGAAATGGCCGCATGTTTTGACAAAGAATTGACGAAATCGTATGTCGAAAAAGACGATTTCGTAAGTGTTGTCGTACTATATATTTTCAATTGTTCTTTTACCTCTTTTGGTAATAATATGTTTTTTTTGCAGATCCTTCCAACTGACATATTGGAATTTCTTCCAAACACCGACAAGGACGTTGTTGTTCATTACGACGATCATGAGCATAATATGAAATACAAGGTTGACGTATACAAGCGCCTCGCTCAAGGCTGGAAAGCCTTCATTGATGCTGCCGGATTAGGTGATAGGAGATGTGTTGTGTTTTAAGGCATGTTTAGATGAGAATCGCATAGTGTTTTTTGTTCATGTAAAGGAGGATCCGGAGATCGTAATGATAGATTAGGTCTCCAGATTCTCTATTTAAAGTAATTTATAAAATTTCTCGACTTTTGCTATCATTTTCAAGGTgatattttccataacaacaaaattcTTCAACAAGAGCATAAAGTTCTTCCATGACATTTACATTACAACAAGAGCATGAAGTTCTTACATTACCTACTACGCGATTAcaacatacaacaacataaaTTCAGTTGATTAAGGAAGCTGCCAAAAAGCCAATAAATATTCCCCACGAAATCAAAAGCAACATCCTTGTATTTGCAAGTTTCTCCTCCAAGTTTAGAACTTTTTTCAAGTCAAATTGTTGTTTACTCTTCAAGCCAATTAATTCCTCCCTCATTTTGTTCACTTCAATTAGATGTCTAGCCTCAATGGCAATTAATTCTTCTTGCAATTTGTCCCTTTCGATCTTGACCGCATCTAACGACGACGTCAAATTTTGAACATTATTCCACTGAATCTCAGGGAACAATTCATCTTCCCATTCCCAAAATCCACAAGAATTGCC
Encoded here:
- the LOC132608066 gene encoding uncharacterized protein LOC132608066 yields the protein MLLIGTLRTLTSKHTTHSFNLLLIWQCGQSEPILPPEIKKLPCRPRKCRRKEQIENKTGKLSKRGVEMTCSLCHAKGHNKKGCPMNPQSVRGRGRARGRGTSTSSTRSSVCFSTVPSNSQPSRGRGRPKGSAKQAMTATFQSGRGTGQSSTSQASEASASITRRGAPFKRPRVVGMGVLQTQSGFKIVNPGMANQFATMPMNSTVVTGSLGHHKPRPGGLKWKRSPAITQQALQQMSGQKSENKSQSC